A genomic stretch from Malus domestica chromosome 15, GDT2T_hap1 includes:
- the LOC103431301 gene encoding triacylglycerol lipase OBL1-like, whose protein sequence is MDIIQLPITIMASKGPVCLSYVFLKPEEATFIELIRLLFSSDIEKRKFITSSAVKKLDFKRRLIIFLSAVIQCILLLLRKPMAWLGGVLEKWLNLVSSNGGLLLLILNWLKGKVVIPESSSTRSVLGFLDTRIELDDNIKPDDTRYNGSLSMMAAKLSYENEEFIEKVVSEYWKMKLVAFHKFWNGYEKQESTQAFVFQDTTSDPNLVWVAFRGTEPFSADDWRTDFDISWCEFAGIGKTHGGFMKALGMQTEKSWPLEPETQDHEFAYYKIRQILMDLLQENKNAKFILTGHSLGGALAVLFASVLAMHDFEDKYAWLMERLEGVYTFGQPRVGDEKFAGYVTKKMKNYAVRYMRYVYSSDLVPRVPFDDTTLLFKHVAPCLYFNSFYKGKELEEAPNKNYFNLLFFIPMRLNASWELIRSFMLPLIKGSEYKESCLMIMTRVFGLIFPGLVAHAPQDYVNVTRLGSIRPTCHSQKLTSRK, encoded by the exons ATGGACATAATCCAATTGCCAATTACTATCATGGCTTCCAAGGGACCTGTCTGTCTCAGTTATGTATTTCTCAAGCCCGAAGAAGCAACTTTCATCGAGCTCATTCGCCTCCTCTTTTCCTCTGACATAGAAAAGAGAAAATTCATCACCTCCTCGGCAGTAAAAAAACTTGACTTCAAACGGAGGTTGATAATCTTCCTCTCTGCGGTGATTCAATGCATCCTCCTTCTCTTAAGAAAACCCATGGCTTGGCTTGGGGGTGTTCTGGAGAAGTGGCTAAATCTTGTATCAAGCAACGGTGGATTGCTCTTGCTCATCCTAAACTGGCTAAAAG GAAAGGTGGTGATACCAGAATCATCATCAACCAGATCCGTGCTTGGATTTCTTGACACACGAATTGAATTAGACGACAACATCAAACCTGACGACACAAGATATAACGGGTCGCTGTCCATGATGGCAGCCAAATTGTCGTACGAGAATGAAGAATTCATTGAAAAAGTTGTCAGTGAATACTGGAag ATGAAACTCGTGGCGTTCCACAAATTTTGGAATG GTTACGAGAAACAAGAATCAACCCAAGCCTTCGTGTTCCAAGACACAACATCTGACCCCAACTTGGTTTGGGTCGCATTTAGAGGCACTGAACCATTCAGCGCCGACGATTGGAGGACAGATTTTGACATCTCATGGTGCGAGTTTGCCGGAATCGGCAAGACCCACGGAGGCTTTATGAAAGCTCTCGGCATGCAAACAGAGAAAAGCTGGCCCCTCGAACCCGAAACACAAGATCATGAGTTTGCTTACTACAAAATCAGACAAATTCTGATGGATTTATtgcaagaaaacaagaatgccaAATTTATATTGACAGGTCACAGCTTAGGAGGGGCACTGGCGGTGCTGTTTGCATCGGTGCTGGCAATGCATGACTTCGAGGATAAATATGCCTGGTTGATGGAGAGGTTGGAGGGGGTGTACACTTTTGGACAGCCGAGGGTGGGGGATGAGAAATTTGCGGGCTATGTAACGAAGAAGATGAAAAATTATGCTGTGAGGTATATGAGGTATGTTTATTCCAGTGACTTGGTGCCTAGGGTACCATTTGATGATACAACTCTATTGTTTAAGCACGTTGCTCCATGCCTTTATTTCAACAGCTTCTATAAAGGGAAg GAGTTGGAGGAGGCACCCAACAAGAACTACTTCAATTTGCTTTTCTTCATACCGATGCGGTTAAATGCATCGTGGGAGCTGATTAGGAGTTTCATGCTCCCATTAATAAAGGGTTCAGAATACAAGGAAAGCTGCCTTATGATAATGACTAGGGTTTTTGGTTTAATATTTCCTGGATTGGTAGCTCATGCTCCTCAAGATTATGTCAATGTTACTCGATTGGGATCGATCCGTCCTACATGCCACTCTCAAAAGCTTACCTCCAGAAAATAA
- the LOC103431302 gene encoding uncharacterized protein isoform X2, with protein MQEQRPGFRVRDPSPDSVIFALESNFSLFSSASASVDLCSFDHDDSTASEISPNSAPRDRRHEESSSGPDRDPDPNRIHAFQHTRRLSGKGEKAKVQKEDSDSDFVLDSARSSFSLALKECQDRRSRSEALSKKLDRPRPASLDLNNNASVSSPRLGAIKKGSMASRKSGNFPSPGTPSYRHASLGVQKGWSSERVPSHTNVGRKNTTAAMLPFNNGRTLPSKWEDAERWILSPVQGDGVVRPAYQQTQRRPKSKSGPLGPPGVAYYSLYSPAMPMFDGTNVSNFMAASPFSAAVISADGLGFQSGAENGSFTTRAEPCIARSVSVHGCSEVLEQQSSLPDSQDEKFDGPNGVKDAATNVSRAVSRRDMATQMSPDSAHSSPRARASYSASTSSGLPILEVQSAASSKSEVRDVQVDERVTMTRWSKKHKARRPGKGSLIGDGWKKKDADVQSAAWDLSDTSKSISKVNREEAKITAWENLQRAKAEAAIRKLEMKLEKKRSSSMDKIMNKLRSAQKKAQDMRSSVDQAQVARTSRKALSIRITRHMGSFSGCFTCHTF; from the exons ATGCAGGAGCAGAGACCGGGTTTCCGAGTCCGCGACCCGAGCCCTGACTCCGTAATCTTCGCCTTAGAGTCGAACTTCAGCCTCTTCTCCTCCGCCTCCGCCAGCGTCGACCTCTGCTCCTTCGACCACGACGACTCCACCGCCTCCGAGATCTCTCCG AACTCGGCCCCACGCGATCGCCGCCACGAGGAAAGCTCGAGTGGTCCAGATCGCGATCCGGATCCGAACAGAATCCACGCTTTTCAGCACACTCGTCGTCTCTCCGGAAAGGGCGAAAAAGCCAAAG TTCAAAAGGAGGACTCCGACTCGGATTTCGTCCTCGATTCCGCCAGAAGCTCCTTCTCTCTCGCCCTCAAAG AATGCCAGGACCGGCGGTCCAGATCTGAAGCTTTATCGAAGAAGTTAGACCGGCCGAGACCCGCCTCGTTGGACTTGAACAACAATGCCTCTGTGTCCTCGCCGAGATTAGGCGCGATAAAGAAGGGTTCAATGGCGTCTCGGAAATCGGGTAACTTCCCCAGTCCCGGCACACCGAGTTACCGGCACGCGAGTCTCGGAGTTCAGAAGGGTTGGAGCTCGGAGCGAGTCCCGTCGCATACCAATGTGGGTCGGAAGAATACGACGGCTGCGATGTTGCCCTTTAATAACGGGAGGACATTGCCGTCTAAGTGGGAAGATGCTGAGAGATGGATTTTGAGTCCGGTTCAGGGGGATGGCGTGGTGAGGCCAGCTTATCAGCAAACCCAGAGGCGGCCCAAGTCGAAGAGTGGTCCGCTCGGGCCTCCTGGGGTTGCGTATTACTCATTGTACTCGCCGGCAATGCCAATGTTTGATGGGACCAATGTGAGTAATTTCATGGCTGCTTCTCCGTTTTCGGCTGCTGTTATATCAGCTGATGGGTTGGGGTTCCAGTCCGGTGCCGAAAATGGCAGCTTTACGACGCGAGCAGAGCCATGCATTGCTCGTTCGGTTAGCGTTCATGGTTGCTCTGAGGTGCTGGAGCAGCAGTCTTCATTGCCTGACTCTCAAG atgaaaagtttgatggccCTAATGGGGTCAAGGATGCGGCTACGAATGTATCTCGGGCAGTTTCAAGAAGGGACATGGCAACCCAGATGAGCCCAGATAGCGCTCACTCATCTCCCAGGGCACGGGCTTCTTACTCTGCCTCCACTTCCTCTGGTCTGCCTATTTTGGAAGTGCAGAGTGCGGCTTCTTCAAAGTCGGAAGTCAGGGATGTGCAGGTAGATGAACGGGTCACTATGACAAGGTGGTCCAAGAAGCATAAAGCTCGGAGGCCTGGGAAGGGTTCTCTTATTGGTGATGGTTGGAAAAAGAAAGATGCAGACGTTCAATCTGCTGCTTGGGATCTCTCTGACACGTCAAAGAGCATTTCAAA AGTTAATAGAGAGGAAGCAAAAATCACTGCTTGGGAGAACCTGCAGAGGGCAAAAGCTGAGGCAGCAATACGGAAACTGGAG ATGAAGCTTGAAAAAAAGCGATCGTCATCAATGGATAAAATCATGAACAAGTTGAGATCGGCTCAGAAGAAAGCTCAAGACATGAGAAGCTCAGTTGACCAAGCACAAGTTGCAAGGACCTCACGTAAAGCTTTATCAATCCGAATAACTCGTCATATGGGTTCTTTCAGTGGTTGTTTTACATGCCATACTTTCTGA
- the LOC103431302 gene encoding uncharacterized protein isoform X1, with translation MQEQRPGFRVRDPSPDSVIFALESNFSLFSSASASVDLCSFDHDDSTASEISPQNSAPRDRRHEESSSGPDRDPDPNRIHAFQHTRRLSGKGEKAKVQKEDSDSDFVLDSARSSFSLALKECQDRRSRSEALSKKLDRPRPASLDLNNNASVSSPRLGAIKKGSMASRKSGNFPSPGTPSYRHASLGVQKGWSSERVPSHTNVGRKNTTAAMLPFNNGRTLPSKWEDAERWILSPVQGDGVVRPAYQQTQRRPKSKSGPLGPPGVAYYSLYSPAMPMFDGTNVSNFMAASPFSAAVISADGLGFQSGAENGSFTTRAEPCIARSVSVHGCSEVLEQQSSLPDSQDEKFDGPNGVKDAATNVSRAVSRRDMATQMSPDSAHSSPRARASYSASTSSGLPILEVQSAASSKSEVRDVQVDERVTMTRWSKKHKARRPGKGSLIGDGWKKKDADVQSAAWDLSDTSKSISKVNREEAKITAWENLQRAKAEAAIRKLEMKLEKKRSSSMDKIMNKLRSAQKKAQDMRSSVDQAQVARTSRKALSIRITRHMGSFSGCFTCHTF, from the exons ATGCAGGAGCAGAGACCGGGTTTCCGAGTCCGCGACCCGAGCCCTGACTCCGTAATCTTCGCCTTAGAGTCGAACTTCAGCCTCTTCTCCTCCGCCTCCGCCAGCGTCGACCTCTGCTCCTTCGACCACGACGACTCCACCGCCTCCGAGATCTCTCCG CAGAACTCGGCCCCACGCGATCGCCGCCACGAGGAAAGCTCGAGTGGTCCAGATCGCGATCCGGATCCGAACAGAATCCACGCTTTTCAGCACACTCGTCGTCTCTCCGGAAAGGGCGAAAAAGCCAAAG TTCAAAAGGAGGACTCCGACTCGGATTTCGTCCTCGATTCCGCCAGAAGCTCCTTCTCTCTCGCCCTCAAAG AATGCCAGGACCGGCGGTCCAGATCTGAAGCTTTATCGAAGAAGTTAGACCGGCCGAGACCCGCCTCGTTGGACTTGAACAACAATGCCTCTGTGTCCTCGCCGAGATTAGGCGCGATAAAGAAGGGTTCAATGGCGTCTCGGAAATCGGGTAACTTCCCCAGTCCCGGCACACCGAGTTACCGGCACGCGAGTCTCGGAGTTCAGAAGGGTTGGAGCTCGGAGCGAGTCCCGTCGCATACCAATGTGGGTCGGAAGAATACGACGGCTGCGATGTTGCCCTTTAATAACGGGAGGACATTGCCGTCTAAGTGGGAAGATGCTGAGAGATGGATTTTGAGTCCGGTTCAGGGGGATGGCGTGGTGAGGCCAGCTTATCAGCAAACCCAGAGGCGGCCCAAGTCGAAGAGTGGTCCGCTCGGGCCTCCTGGGGTTGCGTATTACTCATTGTACTCGCCGGCAATGCCAATGTTTGATGGGACCAATGTGAGTAATTTCATGGCTGCTTCTCCGTTTTCGGCTGCTGTTATATCAGCTGATGGGTTGGGGTTCCAGTCCGGTGCCGAAAATGGCAGCTTTACGACGCGAGCAGAGCCATGCATTGCTCGTTCGGTTAGCGTTCATGGTTGCTCTGAGGTGCTGGAGCAGCAGTCTTCATTGCCTGACTCTCAAG atgaaaagtttgatggccCTAATGGGGTCAAGGATGCGGCTACGAATGTATCTCGGGCAGTTTCAAGAAGGGACATGGCAACCCAGATGAGCCCAGATAGCGCTCACTCATCTCCCAGGGCACGGGCTTCTTACTCTGCCTCCACTTCCTCTGGTCTGCCTATTTTGGAAGTGCAGAGTGCGGCTTCTTCAAAGTCGGAAGTCAGGGATGTGCAGGTAGATGAACGGGTCACTATGACAAGGTGGTCCAAGAAGCATAAAGCTCGGAGGCCTGGGAAGGGTTCTCTTATTGGTGATGGTTGGAAAAAGAAAGATGCAGACGTTCAATCTGCTGCTTGGGATCTCTCTGACACGTCAAAGAGCATTTCAAA AGTTAATAGAGAGGAAGCAAAAATCACTGCTTGGGAGAACCTGCAGAGGGCAAAAGCTGAGGCAGCAATACGGAAACTGGAG ATGAAGCTTGAAAAAAAGCGATCGTCATCAATGGATAAAATCATGAACAAGTTGAGATCGGCTCAGAAGAAAGCTCAAGACATGAGAAGCTCAGTTGACCAAGCACAAGTTGCAAGGACCTCACGTAAAGCTTTATCAATCCGAATAACTCGTCATATGGGTTCTTTCAGTGGTTGTTTTACATGCCATACTTTCTGA